Genomic DNA from Shewanella woodyi ATCC 51908:
TCAGAGAGTTTTTTCATGAAGGTTATATCCACACCAATCAGCGATGTAAAGATATTAGCTCCGCAAGTATTTACTGATGAGCGAGGCTCTTTTCATGAAATCTTTCGTGATGATTGGTTTATAGAGCATGTTGCTGATGTTCGCTTTGTTCAAGAAAATCAGAGCTCGTCTAAACAGAGTACGTTACGCGGCTTGCATTATCAGACTGCGCAGACGCAGGGGAAACTAATCCGCGTTATCTCTGGTGAGGTGTTTGATGTAGTGGTTGATTTGAGGCGTTCAAGTCCAACTTTTGGTCACTGTTTTTCGACAACTCTTTCAGCTAATAACAAACATCAACTTTGGGTGCCAATTGGATTTGCTCACGGGTTTTATGTAACTTCTGAGTCCGCAGAGTTAGTATATAAGTGCACCGATTATTATGCGCCACAATTTGAATGTTCCATACTATGGAATGATCCTGAACTAGCGATTGATTGGCCAATCGCTAGTGACTGTAATCCGCTGCTTTCTGAAAAAGATAGAAAGGGAGTATTGTTCCAAGATGCTTTTGTTTTTGAGTGATATAGCTGGCAAAAGTCTGAGAGGGCTGTGTATTGTAGGTCGGTATTTATGCCGTCAGTTATTATGTTTGCGATTAGTTGTTGATGGGCTGAAGCCCAACCTACAGGGGCGCAAAGAAGAGCGTTGAAATCAAAGCTTGCTACTCTTTTTATCGCGAAATAGTGTTCAGTGTAGGGGAAATGAGAGAATAGATGAGTAAAACCATATTGGTGACAGGTGGGGCTGGTTTTATTGGAGCGGCGCTCATTCGTTTTTTAATTAATGAAACT
This window encodes:
- the rfbC gene encoding dTDP-4-dehydrorhamnose 3,5-epimerase yields the protein MKVISTPISDVKILAPQVFTDERGSFHEIFRDDWFIEHVADVRFVQENQSSSKQSTLRGLHYQTAQTQGKLIRVISGEVFDVVVDLRRSSPTFGHCFSTTLSANNKHQLWVPIGFAHGFYVTSESAELVYKCTDYYAPQFECSILWNDPELAIDWPIASDCNPLLSEKDRKGVLFQDAFVFE